One Phocaeicola dorei genomic region harbors:
- a CDS encoding sodium:solute symporter codes for MHANYLDTLDWGILIAYFLILIGIGIWASLKRKKGSSLFLAERSLKWHHIGFSMWGTNVGPSMLIASASAGFTTGIVSGNYAWYAFVFICLLAFVFAPRYLGARITTLPEFMGRRFGQSTRNILAWYTIVTILISWLALTLFAGGILIRQVFDIPMWQSALILLVISAFFTMAGGLKAVAYTNVFQMLLLIFVSATLTIAGLYKVGGVSALAEAVPADYWNLFRPNDDPAFPWLPIILGYPIMGVWFWCTDQSMVQPVLAAKNLKEGQMGANFTGWLKILDVPLYILPGIICLALYPGLKNPDEAYMTMVTNLFPVGMVGLVLAVLTAALISTVGSALNALSTVFTMDIYVKKFRPLASQKEIIRTGHVVTMAGALISVIITIAIDSIKGLNLFNVFQSVLGFIAPPMAAVFLFGIFWKRTTTMAANMALTFGTAFSMGVGILYLWVFPAEKYTAWPHFMMLSFYLFVVISAGMILVSLLDKRRQECTLNMKKVMEKPAKSVILAWTLLTIIMIGLYLFFNGH; via the coding sequence ATGCACGCTAATTATTTAGATACATTAGATTGGGGCATTCTTATTGCCTACTTTCTGATTCTTATAGGCATCGGCATATGGGCCAGTCTGAAACGCAAAAAAGGCAGTAGCCTTTTTCTTGCCGAGCGTTCCCTGAAGTGGCATCACATCGGTTTCTCCATGTGGGGAACCAATGTGGGCCCTTCCATGCTGATAGCCTCCGCCAGTGCCGGATTTACCACCGGTATCGTTTCAGGTAATTATGCCTGGTATGCGTTTGTTTTCATCTGCTTGCTGGCTTTTGTCTTTGCCCCTCGTTACTTAGGAGCACGTATCACCACCTTGCCGGAGTTCATGGGGCGGCGTTTCGGACAGTCCACCCGCAACATTCTTGCCTGGTACACCATTGTGACAATCCTTATCTCGTGGCTTGCCCTGACCTTATTCGCCGGAGGTATCCTTATCCGTCAGGTTTTCGATATTCCCATGTGGCAGTCAGCATTAATCCTGCTCGTTATCTCCGCATTCTTCACCATGGCCGGAGGGCTGAAAGCGGTAGCCTATACCAATGTATTCCAAATGCTTCTGCTTATTTTCGTATCGGCCACGCTTACTATAGCAGGTCTTTACAAAGTGGGTGGCGTCAGCGCATTGGCCGAAGCGGTTCCGGCCGATTACTGGAACCTGTTCCGCCCGAATGACGATCCCGCCTTCCCGTGGCTGCCCATTATTCTGGGGTATCCCATCATGGGAGTCTGGTTCTGGTGCACAGACCAATCCATGGTACAGCCTGTATTGGCTGCTAAGAATCTGAAAGAAGGCCAAATGGGTGCCAACTTCACCGGCTGGTTGAAGATACTGGATGTTCCTCTCTATATCCTTCCGGGTATCATCTGTCTGGCACTCTACCCGGGCTTGAAGAACCCCGATGAAGCCTACATGACTATGGTCACTAACTTATTTCCTGTAGGCATGGTGGGGTTGGTACTCGCCGTATTGACCGCCGCACTGATCAGCACTGTCGGCTCTGCCCTGAATGCGCTGAGTACCGTCTTCACGATGGATATCTATGTCAAGAAATTCAGACCGCTTGCCAGCCAGAAAGAGATCATCCGTACAGGGCATGTGGTTACAATGGCGGGAGCACTGATTTCGGTGATCATCACCATTGCCATAGACAGTATCAAAGGATTGAATCTGTTTAATGTATTCCAATCGGTACTGGGATTTATCGCACCGCCTATGGCGGCTGTTTTCCTGTTCGGCATCTTCTGGAAACGAACTACCACGATGGCTGCCAACATGGCATTGACATTTGGTACGGCGTTCAGCATGGGAGTGGGCATTCTCTATTTATGGGTATTTCCTGCAGAAAAATATACAGCATGGCCTCACTTCATGATGCTGTCTTTCTACCTGTTCGTTGTCATCAGCGCAGGCATGATTTTGGTATCCTTATTGGATAAACGCCGGCAAGAATGTACATTAAACATGAAGAAAGTCATGGAGAAACCGGCCAAATCGGTTATCCTTGCATGGACGCTACTGACTATTATCATGATCGGGCTTTATCTATTCTTCAATGGGCATTAA
- a CDS encoding right-handed parallel beta-helix repeat-containing protein, producing MKTTFICFIAFFSYTFNLIAGDIYISPRGDDKAAGTRQHPLQTLEQAIKQAREWRRLQMPETAGGINIILEEGIYPQYKSLFIRPEDSGTTDSPTLITAAPGARVILSGGMPVTDWKQGCGDDRIPPSIRKKIWVAEAPHIGNRILETRQMWINGVKAQRASQFPDGVMERMIDFNPEEETITIPTPQTAGLTTASQLEMIVHQRWAIAILRVEEMLTQGAKTIVRFHDPESRLEFAHPWPQPVIDGEKGNSSFCLVNALELLDQPGEWYQDYPSGRIYYYPRPHEDMTKAQVIIPALETLLTISGTLERPVRNIHFQNISFEHTSWMRPSYQGHVTLQGGLHLLDAYKLSIPGLPEKAELENQAWIDRPEAAIQIKCGNNINFNHCTFQHLAATGVDYERAVSASTVENCHFTDIGGTALLVGTFPHEGFETHVPYKPFHEQELCTGITIRNNLIEEVTNEDWGCVGIGAGYVKNIHIVHNEVCHVNYSGICVGWGWTLLESGMSGNRIEANYVHHFARRLYDAGGLYTLSNQPGSVIRNNRIEHLTDAPYATNDRAFYIYFDEATDGYTVENNWCPSQRFDSNRPGPHNVWKKNGPQVDKSIKQKAGRLPLKCLTPLQGSIESTRIQKENNQE from the coding sequence ATGAAAACAACATTTATTTGCTTTATAGCATTTTTCAGTTATACCTTTAATTTAATTGCAGGAGATATTTACATTTCCCCTCGCGGCGACGACAAGGCTGCCGGCACACGCCAACATCCTCTTCAAACATTGGAGCAGGCTATAAAACAGGCACGTGAATGGAGAAGACTGCAAATGCCCGAAACAGCAGGAGGTATAAATATCATACTAGAGGAAGGAATATATCCACAATATAAAAGTCTGTTCATCCGGCCCGAAGATAGCGGAACAACAGACTCTCCCACTCTCATTACAGCTGCTCCCGGCGCTCGTGTAATCCTAAGCGGAGGAATGCCTGTAACAGACTGGAAACAAGGATGTGGAGATGACAGAATACCTCCATCCATAAGAAAAAAGATATGGGTGGCAGAAGCTCCTCATATAGGAAACAGAATATTGGAAACCCGTCAAATGTGGATAAATGGAGTAAAAGCACAACGGGCTTCCCAATTTCCGGACGGTGTGATGGAACGCATGATTGATTTCAATCCGGAAGAGGAAACAATTACTATCCCTACTCCACAAACAGCAGGTCTGACTACTGCTTCACAACTGGAAATGATTGTTCACCAACGTTGGGCCATCGCCATACTGAGAGTAGAGGAAATGCTTACCCAAGGAGCAAAAACAATTGTCCGTTTTCATGATCCCGAAAGCCGGTTGGAGTTTGCCCATCCCTGGCCTCAACCTGTCATCGACGGAGAAAAAGGAAATTCCTCTTTTTGTCTGGTCAACGCTTTGGAACTATTGGACCAACCCGGAGAATGGTATCAGGATTATCCCTCCGGACGCATTTACTATTACCCACGTCCTCACGAAGACATGACGAAGGCACAAGTCATTATTCCGGCTTTAGAAACTTTACTAACTATAAGCGGAACATTGGAACGCCCTGTAAGGAATATACATTTCCAAAATATATCTTTCGAGCATACCTCATGGATGCGCCCATCTTATCAAGGGCACGTTACATTGCAAGGAGGACTCCATCTATTGGACGCTTACAAGCTAAGCATCCCCGGATTACCCGAAAAAGCCGAACTGGAAAACCAGGCATGGATAGACAGACCCGAGGCAGCAATACAGATAAAATGCGGTAATAACATCAATTTCAACCATTGCACATTTCAGCACTTGGCAGCTACGGGAGTAGATTATGAACGCGCCGTATCGGCTTCCACCGTTGAAAACTGCCATTTCACTGATATAGGTGGAACAGCCTTATTAGTAGGTACTTTTCCCCACGAAGGATTTGAAACACATGTACCTTACAAACCCTTTCATGAACAGGAATTATGTACGGGAATCACGATACGGAATAACTTGATAGAGGAAGTGACAAATGAAGATTGGGGATGCGTAGGTATCGGTGCCGGATATGTAAAGAATATCCACATAGTACATAATGAGGTATGCCACGTCAATTATTCAGGTATCTGTGTGGGATGGGGATGGACGTTACTGGAAAGCGGAATGAGTGGGAACCGGATTGAGGCTAATTACGTCCACCATTTCGCCCGAAGACTATATGATGCCGGTGGACTCTATACCCTTTCCAACCAACCAGGCTCTGTAATACGTAATAACCGGATTGAACATTTAACGGATGCTCCATACGCTACTAATGACCGTGCGTTTTACATCTATTTTGATGAAGCGACAGATGGCTATACCGTAGAAAACAACTGGTGCCCATCCCAGCGTTTCGATTCCAACCGGCCGGGGCCTCATAATGTGTGGAAGAAGAATGGTCCGCAAGTAGATAAAAGTATAAAACAAAAGGCGGGCAGACTCCCCCTAAAGTGCCTTACACCACTACAAGGGAGCATTGAATCCACCCGAATACAGAAGGAAAACAATCAAGAATAA
- a CDS encoding corrinoid protein (Presence of a B(12) (cobalamin)-binding domain implies dependence on cobalamin itself, in one of its several forms, or in some unusual lineages, dependence on a cobalamin-like analog.), protein METWKTNLEETKKRYIDWWNHKGIILNMWEHFQKGVKPHADIPAPAPAKDLNQKWFDPQWRAEYLDWYVAHSSLKADILPVANTQLGPGSLAAILGGVFEGGEDTIWIHPDPDFNDEIVFNPEHPNWILHKELLKACKAKANGHYYVGMPDLMEGLDVLAALKGTDKVLLDTVMQPEVLEQQMQQINDIYFKVFDELYDIIREGDEMAFCYFSSWAPGKMSKLQSDISTMISEDDYRRFVQPFIREQCQKIDYTLYHLDGVGAMHHLPALLEIEELNAIQWTPGVGEPQGGSPKWYDLYKKILAGGKSIMACWVTLDELKPLLDNIGADGVHLEMDFHNEQEVEQAMRIVEEYSSSSPAASKESLSKEEDAATKQETIIIKSPEATEDEALKPLFNAIVDGKLEPAVEVTKKAIAEGIQPQEIINNYMIKAMGEVGQRFQDGKAFVPQLLMAGRAMKGALELLKPLLQGSAATTIGKVVIGTVKGDLHDIGKNLVASMLEGCGFEVINIGIDVSCDKFVEEVKKNKADILCMSALLTTTMTYMQDVINALEAAGIRNQVKVMIGGAPVSQGFADEIGADGYSDNANTAVAVAKELMGLHK, encoded by the coding sequence ATGGAAACTTGGAAAACAAATTTAGAAGAAACAAAAAAGCGATATATAGATTGGTGGAATCATAAAGGAATCATACTGAATATGTGGGAACACTTCCAAAAGGGAGTGAAGCCCCACGCAGATATTCCAGCACCGGCTCCGGCGAAAGATTTGAATCAAAAATGGTTCGACCCACAATGGCGTGCAGAATATCTGGATTGGTACGTAGCGCACAGCAGCCTGAAAGCAGATATCCTGCCGGTTGCCAATACCCAGTTAGGCCCCGGTTCACTGGCAGCTATTTTAGGAGGCGTATTCGAAGGAGGAGAAGATACAATCTGGATTCATCCTGATCCGGATTTCAACGATGAAATTGTTTTCAATCCCGAGCACCCTAACTGGATTCTGCATAAGGAATTACTGAAAGCATGCAAAGCGAAGGCAAACGGTCATTATTACGTAGGAATGCCCGATCTGATGGAAGGCCTGGATGTGTTGGCCGCACTGAAAGGTACGGATAAAGTGTTGCTGGATACTGTAATGCAACCCGAAGTACTGGAACAGCAGATGCAACAGATTAATGACATCTACTTCAAGGTGTTCGATGAACTTTACGATATCATCCGTGAAGGGGATGAAATGGCCTTCTGCTATTTTTCTTCATGGGCTCCCGGTAAAATGAGCAAATTACAAAGCGATATTTCTACCATGATCAGCGAAGATGATTATCGTCGTTTTGTACAACCCTTTATCCGCGAACAATGTCAAAAGATAGACTATACCTTGTATCATCTGGACGGCGTAGGCGCCATGCATCACCTGCCCGCCCTTCTCGAAATTGAAGAGCTGAACGCCATTCAATGGACTCCGGGAGTGGGTGAGCCACAAGGAGGATCACCTAAATGGTATGACCTTTACAAGAAAATCCTTGCCGGTGGAAAGAGTATCATGGCATGTTGGGTAACTTTGGATGAACTGAAACCTTTGTTGGACAACATCGGAGCGGATGGTGTGCACCTGGAAATGGATTTTCATAATGAACAAGAAGTGGAACAAGCCATGCGCATTGTCGAAGAATACTCCTCTTCATCACCTGCCGCATCCAAAGAAAGCCTTTCGAAAGAGGAAGACGCTGCAACGAAACAAGAAACAATTATAATCAAAAGTCCCGAAGCCACCGAAGATGAAGCTCTAAAACCTTTGTTCAACGCCATTGTGGACGGAAAGCTGGAACCGGCCGTAGAAGTAACCAAAAAGGCCATAGCCGAAGGCATACAACCCCAAGAAATTATCAATAATTACATGATAAAAGCTATGGGGGAAGTAGGACAACGCTTCCAAGATGGAAAAGCGTTTGTTCCCCAACTGCTGATGGCAGGACGCGCCATGAAGGGAGCTTTGGAACTTCTGAAACCTTTATTGCAGGGAAGTGCAGCAACTACCATAGGCAAGGTAGTCATCGGAACTGTCAAAGGTGATCTGCATGATATCGGTAAAAACCTGGTGGCATCCATGCTTGAAGGTTGCGGCTTTGAAGTCATTAACATAGGTATCGACGTATCTTGTGACAAGTTCGTGGAAGAGGTCAAGAAAAACAAGGCAGATATCTTGTGTATGAGTGCTTTGCTGACAACAACCATGACTTATATGCAGGATGTCATCAACGCCCTGGAAGCAGCCGGTATCCGTAATCAAGTGAAAGTGATGATAGGCGGCGCTCCCGTAAGCCAGGGATTCGCCGATGAAATAGGTGCGGACGGGTATAGCGACAATGCCAATACGGCCGTAGCGGTAGCCAAGGAACTGATGGGGCTTCATAAATAA
- a CDS encoding alpha-xylosidase, which produces MKPTNYHLFDFLDFDPDLSRDESLWKAYKPTAVYEKDGDICISVPFQKQVLSNDMAPDTAFPREEYTLVIRQYTSGITRLFIGFGEESMTDQSEMLQFSDRIKKLPLQVTQVEGEWIISTQDGIQRALINIKPPVLDRWSELLPDPQETLDLRLYPDGKREIRLAAYDHFSPPRYDALPLAFCKRNGMKERATLSFESKPDECFAGTGERFAKMDLSGQTFFLKNQDGQGVNNRRTYKNIPFYLSSRMYGTFYHTCAHSKLSLAGQSTRSVQFLSDQAMLDVFIIAGNTMEEILRGYRDLTGYPSMPPLWSFGIWMSRMTYFSADEVNEICDRMRAEHYPCDVIHLDTGWFKTDWLCEWKFNEERFPDPKGFIQGLKKKGYRVSLWQLPYVAENAEQIDEARKNDYIAPLTKKQDSEGSNFSALDYAGTIDFTYPKATEWYKELLKNLLDMGVTCIKTDFGENIHMDALYKGMKPELLNNLYALLYQKAAYEITKDVTGDGIVWARSAWAGCQRYPLHWGGDSCSSWDGMAGSLKGGLHFGLSGFAFWSHDVPGFHTLPNFMNSVVADDVYMRWTQFGVFSSHIRYHGTNKREPWHYPAIAPIIKKWWKLRYTLIPYIIAQSRKAISSGAPLLQALIFHHPEDKLCWHIDDEYYFGNDFLVAPVMNSENRRDVYLPEGQWVNFFTGEVLEGGRWLKDLDVPLDEMPVYVRQGATIPVYPDEVECTDEMDLSKSVELHIDNHFKGIFKD; this is translated from the coding sequence ATGAAACCAACTAATTACCACTTATTCGATTTTCTGGACTTTGATCCTGATCTGTCAAGAGACGAATCATTATGGAAAGCATACAAGCCCACCGCAGTCTATGAAAAAGATGGAGATATCTGCATAAGTGTCCCCTTCCAAAAGCAAGTGCTCTCTAACGATATGGCACCCGATACTGCATTCCCCCGTGAAGAATATACGCTGGTCATCCGTCAATATACCTCAGGCATCACCCGGCTCTTTATCGGATTCGGTGAAGAAAGCATGACGGATCAATCAGAAATGCTTCAATTCAGCGACCGGATAAAGAAACTTCCTTTGCAAGTAACACAAGTAGAAGGTGAATGGATTATCTCCACCCAAGACGGAATACAACGGGCACTTATCAATATAAAGCCTCCGGTATTAGACCGTTGGAGCGAACTCCTGCCCGATCCTCAAGAAACATTGGATCTTCGCCTTTACCCTGACGGCAAACGTGAAATCCGCCTGGCTGCCTACGACCACTTCTCCCCTCCCCGTTACGATGCGCTGCCATTGGCTTTCTGCAAACGAAACGGAATGAAGGAACGTGCCACTCTTTCCTTTGAATCAAAGCCTGATGAATGTTTTGCCGGAACAGGGGAACGCTTCGCAAAAATGGACTTAAGCGGACAAACTTTCTTCTTAAAGAATCAGGATGGCCAAGGTGTAAACAACCGCCGTACTTATAAGAATATTCCTTTCTACCTCTCCAGCCGGATGTATGGAACATTCTATCATACCTGCGCCCATAGTAAACTGTCATTGGCAGGACAATCCACCCGCTCGGTACAGTTTCTGAGCGATCAGGCCATGCTGGACGTCTTCATCATAGCAGGTAATACTATGGAAGAAATCCTCCGGGGCTACCGGGATCTGACCGGATATCCTTCTATGCCTCCCCTCTGGAGCTTTGGCATCTGGATGAGCCGCATGACTTATTTCAGTGCTGATGAAGTAAATGAGATATGCGACCGGATGCGTGCCGAGCATTACCCCTGCGATGTAATCCATCTGGACACCGGCTGGTTCAAGACCGACTGGCTGTGCGAATGGAAATTCAACGAAGAACGCTTTCCCGATCCCAAAGGGTTCATCCAAGGCCTGAAGAAAAAAGGATACCGCGTATCCTTATGGCAACTCCCCTACGTGGCCGAAAACGCCGAACAGATAGACGAAGCACGCAAAAACGATTATATAGCTCCGCTAACAAAGAAACAAGATTCGGAAGGTTCCAATTTCTCCGCTTTGGACTATGCCGGAACCATTGACTTCACTTATCCCAAAGCAACCGAATGGTATAAAGAACTGCTGAAGAATCTGCTGGATATGGGCGTGACCTGTATCAAAACCGATTTTGGAGAAAACATCCACATGGATGCTCTCTATAAAGGCATGAAACCCGAATTGCTGAACAACCTGTATGCATTGCTTTATCAGAAAGCCGCTTATGAAATCACAAAAGACGTTACCGGTGACGGCATTGTATGGGCACGCTCGGCATGGGCAGGATGCCAGCGCTATCCGCTGCATTGGGGAGGTGACTCATGCAGTTCATGGGATGGGATGGCAGGCTCACTGAAAGGCGGCTTACATTTCGGACTCTCCGGATTTGCATTCTGGAGCCATGATGTTCCGGGATTCCATACATTACCTAACTTCATGAACTCTGTAGTAGCCGATGATGTATACATGCGCTGGACACAATTCGGCGTATTCTCCTCACACATCCGCTATCACGGAACAAACAAACGTGAGCCGTGGCATTATCCGGCTATTGCTCCGATAATAAAAAAATGGTGGAAATTACGCTATACACTTATACCTTATATTATAGCACAAAGTCGGAAAGCTATCTCAAGCGGAGCACCTCTCTTGCAAGCTCTGATTTTTCATCACCCTGAAGACAAGCTGTGCTGGCACATCGACGATGAGTACTATTTCGGTAACGACTTCCTGGTAGCTCCGGTCATGAACAGTGAAAACCGCCGTGACGTCTATCTGCCCGAAGGACAATGGGTGAATTTCTTCACCGGTGAAGTGCTGGAAGGAGGACGTTGGTTAAAAGACCTGGATGTCCCCTTGGACGAAATGCCCGTATATGTACGTCAGGGAGCGACTATTCCTGTTTACCCGGATGAGGTGGAGTGTACGGATGAGATGGATTTAAGTAAGAGCGTTGAATTGCACATTGACAATCATTTTAAAGGAATATTTAAAGACTAA
- a CDS encoding RidA family protein, with the protein MKKVIFTEKAPAAIGPYSQAVEVNGMVFLSGQIPVDPATGEFVPGGVTEQTTQVFENIKNVLAEVGLTTANIVKTTVFLADMSLFAEMNAVYAKYFDGDFPARSAVAVKALPKGALVEIESIAVR; encoded by the coding sequence ATGAAAAAAGTGATTTTTACAGAAAAGGCTCCTGCTGCTATAGGTCCTTACAGTCAAGCTGTTGAAGTGAATGGTATGGTATTCCTTTCAGGTCAGATTCCTGTTGATCCTGCTACAGGTGAATTTGTTCCGGGCGGAGTGACTGAACAGACTACCCAGGTTTTTGAGAATATCAAGAATGTATTGGCAGAAGTTGGTCTGACTACTGCTAATATCGTAAAAACAACCGTATTTTTGGCAGATATGTCTTTGTTTGCTGAAATGAACGCTGTTTATGCCAAGTATTTTGATGGCGATTTTCCTGCTCGTTCTGCCGTAGCTGTTAAAGCTTTGCCGAAAGGTGCATTGGTGGAAATCGAGAGCATTGCTGTGAGATAA
- the rho gene encoding transcription termination factor Rho — translation MYNIIQLNDKDLSELQSIAKELGIKKTDSLKKEDLVYRILDEQAIVGATKKVAAEKANEGQPRKRSRINVKKEGDKVYTATKDKAQKLEANTPQPATAAETVKEAAPVAVTPQEEPVAETSAEEKTPKKRGRKPGSKKVTAKTEEQPATEVKETVKKEVKAETEAPAKPAPQKAKKEEAPAVPKEKEVILPELEFGSEADDFIPIEDLPSEKIELPTELFGKFEATKVETPAPAPAQPAPQKFQPRQQRDQNQKYNNPRNNNYNNPRPANNNMIADGEASVNVPQQQERKQVEKPYEFEGILTGTGVLEIMPDGYGFLRSSDYNYLSSPDDIYVSQSQIKLFGLKTGDVVEGSIRPPKEGEKYFPLVKVEKINGLDPGLVRDRVPFDHLTPLFPDEKFKLCRGGYSDNLSARVVDMFSPIGKGQRALIVAQPKTGKTILMKDIANAIAANHPETYMIMLLIDERPEEVTDMARSVNAEVIASTFDEPAERHVKIAGIVLEKAKRMVECGHDVVIFLDSITRLARAYNTVSPASGKVLSGGVDANALHKPKRFFGAARNIEGGGSLTIIATALIDTGSKMDEVIFEEFKGTGNMELQLDRNLSNKRIFPAVNIVASSTRRDDLLLDKTTLDRMWILRKYLADMNPIEAMDFVKSRLENTKDNEEFLMSMNS, via the coding sequence ATGTATAACATTATTCAATTAAACGACAAAGACTTGTCGGAATTACAATCTATTGCCAAAGAGTTGGGTATCAAGAAAACAGATTCTCTAAAAAAAGAAGATCTGGTTTATAGAATTCTAGACGAGCAAGCCATAGTCGGAGCAACCAAAAAAGTAGCGGCAGAAAAAGCCAATGAAGGTCAGCCACGCAAAAGATCACGTATCAACGTCAAAAAAGAAGGTGACAAAGTCTACACTGCTACCAAAGACAAAGCACAGAAACTGGAAGCCAACACCCCACAACCTGCCACAGCAGCCGAGACTGTAAAAGAAGCTGCTCCTGTAGCGGTAACACCACAAGAAGAACCTGTAGCTGAAACAAGCGCAGAAGAAAAAACACCTAAGAAAAGAGGACGTAAACCGGGTAGCAAAAAAGTAACTGCCAAAACTGAGGAACAACCTGCAACGGAAGTTAAAGAAACAGTAAAAAAAGAAGTAAAGGCTGAAACTGAAGCACCTGCAAAACCTGCTCCCCAAAAAGCCAAAAAAGAAGAAGCACCTGCTGTTCCTAAAGAAAAAGAAGTAATTCTTCCGGAACTTGAATTCGGCAGCGAAGCGGATGACTTTATCCCTATCGAGGATCTTCCTTCAGAAAAAATAGAATTGCCAACCGAATTATTCGGTAAATTTGAGGCTACCAAAGTAGAAACTCCGGCACCAGCTCCGGCACAGCCTGCCCCCCAAAAATTCCAACCTCGCCAACAGCGCGATCAAAATCAGAAATATAACAATCCGCGCAATAACAATTACAATAACCCACGTCCGGCAAATAACAATATGATAGCGGATGGAGAGGCATCTGTAAATGTTCCCCAGCAACAAGAACGTAAACAGGTTGAAAAGCCTTACGAGTTTGAAGGTATCCTGACGGGTACAGGGGTATTGGAAATTATGCCTGACGGATATGGTTTCCTCCGTTCATCTGATTATAATTATCTTTCTTCACCGGATGATATTTACGTTTCACAGTCACAAATTAAATTATTTGGTCTGAAGACCGGAGACGTAGTGGAAGGTTCTATCCGCCCGCCAAAAGAAGGTGAAAAATATTTCCCGCTAGTAAAGGTTGAAAAGATAAACGGTTTGGATCCCGGATTGGTACGCGACCGTGTGCCATTCGATCACTTGACCCCATTATTCCCTGACGAAAAGTTCAAACTTTGCAGGGGAGGATACAGTGATAATCTTTCTGCCCGTGTGGTAGACATGTTCTCACCTATCGGTAAAGGCCAGCGTGCACTGATTGTCGCTCAGCCCAAAACCGGTAAGACCATCCTGATGAAGGATATTGCCAATGCAATTGCAGCCAACCATCCGGAAACTTACATGATCATGTTGCTTATCGACGAACGTCCCGAAGAAGTAACAGACATGGCACGCAGCGTAAATGCTGAAGTTATCGCCTCTACTTTTGATGAACCGGCAGAACGCCATGTAAAAATTGCAGGTATCGTGTTGGAAAAAGCAAAACGCATGGTAGAATGTGGTCATGACGTAGTAATCTTCTTGGACTCCATTACCCGACTGGCACGTGCGTACAACACTGTTTCCCCTGCTTCCGGTAAGGTATTATCAGGTGGTGTGGACGCTAATGCCCTGCATAAGCCCAAACGTTTCTTCGGTGCAGCCCGTAACATTGAAGGCGGTGGTTCACTGACTATTATTGCAACCGCACTGATTGATACCGGTTCTAAGATGGATGAAGTAATCTTTGAAGAATTCAAGGGTACAGGTAATATGGAACTTCAGTTGGACCGCAACTTGAGCAACAAACGTATTTTCCCGGCAGTAAATATTGTAGCATCAAGTACTCGTCGCGACGACTTGTTGCTTGACAAAACTACATTGGACCGTATGTGGATTCTCCGCAAGTATCTGGCAGACATGAATCCTATCGAAGCAATGGATTTTGTAAAGAGCCGCTTGGAGAATACCAAGGACAACGAAGAGTTCCTGATGAGCATGAATTCATAA